One window of the Chloroflexota bacterium genome contains the following:
- a CDS encoding N-acetyl-gamma-glutamyl-phosphate reductase produces MAIRVSIVGASGYTGGELLRLLLFHPQVEVYQAISNSAAGEFIHSQHPNLRKRTQLQFTSRDALKECDVLFLATPHGESQKQIERWAKFAPKIVDLSADFRLRDAALYERWYGEKHAAPDWLGKFVYGLPELQREAIKTANYISGVGCNATASNLALLPLVKADLLHPTQPIVVDVKTGSSEGGATVNPGSHHPEKSHSVRSYAPIGHRHTAEIIQELGLHDVHLSMTAVDLVRGVLATAHAFLKPGVTEKDLWRAYRAAYSNEPFVRIVKDRGGIHRVPDPKILAGSNYADVGFELDSETGRCVALAAIDNLMKGAAGSAVQAMNIMCGFEETVGLEFPGLHPI; encoded by the coding sequence ATGGCGATTCGGGTTTCGATAGTTGGGGCGTCGGGGTACACCGGCGGCGAGTTACTGCGGCTGTTGCTGTTTCACCCGCAGGTGGAAGTCTATCAAGCCATCTCTAACAGCGCCGCCGGCGAGTTCATCCACAGCCAGCATCCCAATTTGCGCAAGCGAACGCAGTTACAATTCACCAGCCGCGATGCGCTGAAGGAGTGCGATGTGCTGTTTCTGGCGACGCCGCACGGCGAGTCACAGAAGCAGATTGAGCGCTGGGCAAAGTTTGCGCCGAAGATCGTTGACCTCTCGGCGGACTTTCGCTTGCGCGACGCGGCGCTGTACGAACGCTGGTACGGCGAGAAGCACGCCGCGCCCGACTGGCTGGGAAAGTTTGTGTACGGCCTGCCGGAACTTCAGCGCGAGGCCATAAAGACGGCGAATTACATCAGTGGGGTGGGGTGCAACGCGACGGCGTCCAATTTAGCCCTCCTGCCTCTAGTAAAGGCTGATCTGCTCCACCCGACCCAACCCATTGTTGTGGATGTCAAAACCGGATCGTCCGAGGGTGGCGCGACGGTCAACCCCGGCTCACATCACCCTGAAAAGAGTCACTCGGTGCGTTCGTACGCCCCAATCGGCCACCGCCACACCGCCGAAATTATCCAGGAACTTGGTTTGCATGATGTGCATTTGAGCATGACAGCCGTGGACTTGGTGCGCGGGGTGTTGGCTACGGCCCATGCCTTTCTCAAGCCAGGCGTGACTGAAAAGGATTTGTGGCGGGCGTACCGGGCGGCGTACAGCAACGAGCCGTTTGTGCGGATCGTGAAAGACCGGGGCGGCATCCACCGCGTGCCCGACCCCAAAATTCTCGCCGGGTCAAATTACGCCGACGTGGGCTTTGAGCTTGATTCTGAAACCGGGCGGTGCGTGGCACTGGCGGCGATTGACAACCTGATGAAGGGTGCGGCGGGCAGTGCCGTGCAGGCCATGAACATCATGTGCGGATTTGAGGAAACGGTGGGGCTGGAATTTCCGGGCCTGCACCCGATTTAA
- the lysW gene encoding lysine biosynthesis protein LysW, translated as MATCPECEGALTLGGDVQSGEIVVCGDCGVDLEVISLAPLSLSLAPQEAEDWGE; from the coding sequence ATGGCTACTTGTCCTGAATGCGAAGGCGCTTTGACTCTCGGCGGCGACGTGCAGAGCGGTGAGATCGTCGTCTGCGGCGATTGCGGGGTTGATCTTGAAGTGATCAGCCTTGCGCCCCTTTCGCTGTCGCTGGCTCCCCAGGAAGCGGAAGACTGGGGGGAATAA
- a CDS encoding zf-TFIIB domain-containing protein: protein MAENDTENLGSCPNCGGAFESVRVGPYVIDRCAKCSGLWLDEHELERILAIDHSALKQKRASTDPGLNKSGKKGRCPRCGGILIKLTNLRANVTTDSCTICYGVFLDAHELDAFDHPNLAGRVGQLLRKLVGRG, encoded by the coding sequence ATGGCAGAAAACGATACCGAAAATCTTGGCTCCTGCCCCAACTGCGGCGGCGCATTCGAGTCGGTTCGCGTCGGGCCTTACGTCATTGACCGTTGCGCGAAATGTAGCGGACTGTGGCTCGACGAACACGAGCTGGAGCGTATCCTGGCGATTGACCACAGCGCCCTCAAACAGAAGCGCGCCAGCACCGACCCCGGCCTCAACAAGTCGGGCAAGAAGGGGCGGTGTCCCCGGTGTGGCGGCATCTTGATCAAGCTCACCAACTTGCGGGCCAACGTCACCACCGACTCGTGCACGATCTGCTACGGCGTCTTTCTCGACGCCCACGAACTCGACGCTTTCGACCACCCCAATCTGGCAGGCCGCGTCGGCCAGCTTCTCCGCAAACTCGTCGGGCGCGGCTGA
- the argH gene encoding argininosuccinate lyase, with product MTLWGGRFEGKIDPLAMQLNASLAVDKRLWDADICGSVAWARALARAGVITAAEADKLCAGLQTVWAEFNDGSFAFAASDEDIHTAVERRLGEIVGEVAGKLHTGRSRNDQVATDFRLWTMEAIGVLVNRVGTLQSTLVAKAEAELETILPGYTHTQRAQPILFSHWLLSHFWALERDKERLAQTRGRADVMPLGSAALAGTGFPIDRAALAADLGFAIVAPNSLDAVADRDFAAEFLFDCALIGSHLSRLADALILYSTTEFGFVEMADAYSTGSSIMPQKKNPDMLELARGKAGTLIGLLTGLLSVLKGLPSAYDKDLQEDKAPVFAAFDMLDVLLPVVAGTVATMAVNRERMRAAVDSSLLATELADYLVRKGVPFRAAHGVVGKMVRMGIERGLEIGELKLDDLREISPAFDEDVRAAFNAATAVAARNVIGGTAPESVRDQLEAAKSLIETGSST from the coding sequence ATGACTCTTTGGGGCGGGCGGTTTGAAGGCAAGATCGATCCGCTGGCGATGCAGTTGAATGCGTCGCTGGCGGTGGACAAGCGGTTGTGGGATGCCGACATTTGCGGGAGCGTGGCCTGGGCGAGGGCGCTAGCGCGAGCGGGCGTAATCACAGCGGCAGAGGCCGACAAACTGTGCGCCGGTTTGCAAACGGTGTGGGCCGAATTCAACGACGGTTCGTTTGCATTTGCGGCGAGCGATGAGGACATTCACACAGCCGTGGAACGGCGGTTGGGCGAGATCGTCGGCGAGGTGGCCGGCAAACTGCACACCGGGCGCAGTCGCAACGATCAGGTGGCGACCGACTTTCGATTATGGACGATGGAGGCAATTGGTGTTCTGGTGAATCGCGTAGGCACTTTGCAGTCCACTCTCGTCGCCAAAGCCGAGGCTGAACTCGAAACGATTCTGCCGGGCTACACGCACACCCAACGCGCCCAGCCAATCCTGTTCAGCCACTGGTTGCTGAGTCACTTCTGGGCGTTGGAGCGAGACAAAGAGCGGCTGGCTCAGACTCGAGGGCGAGCGGACGTGATGCCGCTCGGATCGGCGGCGCTGGCCGGGACCGGGTTTCCAATTGATCGGGCCGCGTTGGCCGCCGACTTAGGGTTTGCCATCGTGGCCCCGAACAGCCTTGATGCGGTGGCCGACCGCGACTTCGCCGCCGAGTTTCTTTTCGATTGCGCCCTCATTGGCTCGCATCTTAGCCGCCTGGCCGACGCGCTGATTTTGTATTCGACAACAGAGTTCGGGTTTGTGGAGATGGCCGACGCTTACTCAACCGGCTCCAGCATCATGCCTCAGAAGAAGAACCCGGATATGCTTGAACTGGCGCGGGGCAAGGCCGGAACGTTGATCGGGTTGTTGACCGGCTTGCTTTCGGTTTTGAAGGGATTGCCGTCGGCTTACGACAAAGACTTGCAGGAGGACAAAGCCCCGGTCTTTGCCGCCTTTGATATGTTGGACGTGTTACTGCCGGTGGTGGCCGGAACAGTGGCGACGATGGCGGTGAACCGGGAGCGGATGCGGGCGGCGGTGGACTCGAGCCTGCTGGCGACCGAGTTGGCAGATTATTTAGTCAGGAAGGGCGTGCCATTTCGGGCGGCGCACGGCGTTGTCGGTAAGATGGTGCGAATGGGGATCGAGAGAGGATTGGAGATTGGAGAATTGAAATTGGATGATTTGCGTGAGATCAGCCCGGCGTTCGACGAGGACGTTCGGGCCGCCTTCAACGCCGCCACGGCGGTGGCGGCCCGAAACGTGATCGGCGGCACCGCCCCGGAGTCGGTTCGGGATCAACTCGAGGCGGCCAAATCGTTAATCGAAACCGGCTCATCAACTTGA
- a CDS encoding [LysW]-aminoadipate kinase, which yields MIVVKMGGTTGVNVEAVMADIAVQVRAGQKMVVVHGGSGETNAISEQLGHPPRFVTSPSGFTSRYTDRATLEIFAMVTAGKINTLLVEKLQKLCVNAFGLSGVDGRLMVAKRKDAIRIVENSKQRILRDDYTGKIEEVNSYLLLMLLDNGYTPVIAPLAISPEGDALNVDADRAAAMVAGAVAAEQLIILSNVPGLLRNFPDESSLIAHIDKAKVEQSLEFAEGRMKKKVLGASEALGLGVAKVVFADGRVETPVVNALAGKGTVIS from the coding sequence ATGATTGTTGTGAAAATGGGCGGTACAACCGGCGTGAATGTGGAAGCGGTGATGGCCGACATTGCCGTGCAAGTGCGCGCCGGGCAGAAGATGGTAGTAGTGCACGGCGGTTCGGGTGAGACGAACGCTATTTCGGAGCAACTCGGCCACCCGCCGCGATTTGTCACTTCGCCGTCAGGTTTCACCTCACGCTACACCGATCGGGCGACGCTCGAAATTTTTGCGATGGTGACGGCGGGCAAAATAAATACGTTGCTAGTAGAGAAATTGCAGAAGCTGTGCGTCAACGCTTTCGGTCTGTCGGGCGTGGACGGGCGGTTGATGGTAGCAAAACGCAAAGATGCTATTCGTATCGTCGAGAACAGCAAACAGCGGATTTTACGGGATGATTACACAGGGAAGATCGAAGAAGTAAATAGTTATTTGTTATTGATGTTATTGGATAACGGTTACACGCCGGTGATTGCGCCGCTAGCGATCTCGCCCGAAGGCGACGCGCTGAACGTGGACGCCGATCGGGCGGCAGCGATGGTGGCCGGGGCCGTGGCGGCTGAACAGTTGATCATCCTCTCCAACGTGCCGGGCCTGCTCCGCAATTTTCCCGACGAGAGTTCGCTCATCGCACACATTGACAAGGCGAAGGTAGAACAATCCCTTGAATTTGCCGAGGGGCGGATGAAGAAGAAGGTGCTGGGCGCGAGTGAGGCGCTGGGCCTGGGCGTGGCGAAGGTGGTGTTCGCCGATGGCCGCGTAGAGACTCCGGTGGTGAATGCGCTGGCGGGCAAAGGAACAGTGATCTCGTAA
- a CDS encoding lysophospholipid acyltransferase family protein, which produces MTLQNTNHKISTLGYGSGALQRLGQFLLRLIGWKVDAQLPADSKVVLIVAPHTSNWDLPIGLICAFAIGLMRNWHIGYMVKDSATRWPVIGQVIRWFGAIPINRSAAQNVVDQMVAAFKQYDRLLLGITPEGTRKKVAYWKSGFYQIALKAQVPIALAYLDYGRKVGGVGPTIVPTGNMEADLEIIRQFYAGIAGKFPHQFGEIQFRPNGL; this is translated from the coding sequence ATGACTCTACAAAACACCAATCACAAAATATCAACATTGGGCTACGGCAGTGGCGCTCTACAACGCCTCGGCCAGTTCCTGCTCCGGCTCATCGGCTGGAAAGTGGATGCCCAACTACCAGCCGACTCGAAGGTCGTGCTCATTGTGGCCCCGCACACCTCCAACTGGGATTTGCCCATCGGCCTGATTTGCGCCTTTGCTATCGGTCTGATGCGGAACTGGCACATCGGCTATATGGTGAAAGACTCGGCGACGCGCTGGCCGGTGATCGGGCAAGTCATTCGCTGGTTCGGCGCCATCCCCATCAACCGGAGCGCGGCCCAAAACGTGGTTGACCAGATGGTGGCCGCCTTCAAGCAGTATGACCGCCTGCTGTTGGGCATTACGCCCGAGGGGACGCGAAAGAAGGTTGCTTACTGGAAATCCGGCTTCTATCAAATCGCTCTTAAGGCCCAGGTTCCGATTGCGTTGGCTTATTTGGATTACGGGCGCAAGGTTGGGGGCGTCGGCCCGACGATTGTGCCGACCGGCAACATGGAAGCTGATCTGGAGATCATCCGCCAGTTTTACGCCGGCATCGCCGGCAAGTTCCCGCACCAGTTCGGTGAAATCCAATTCAGGCCAAATGGCCTCTGA
- a CDS encoding rRNA pseudouridine synthase, protein MRYLLFYKPFEVMSAFTDPEGRKTLGDFIEVKNVYSAGRLDYDSEGLLLLTDDGEVIHRLTDPEFDHPKTYLAQVEGVATEEAVRRLREGVILRGERTKAAEAEIVTDPLVPPRPVRDYHPATWMKVVLREGKKRQLRRMTAAVGLPCLRLVRVAIGPLTLGDLQPGQWRWLTAEEEHLLLKSLRLGRR, encoded by the coding sequence ATGCGCTACCTGCTGTTTTACAAGCCGTTCGAGGTGATGTCAGCCTTCACCGACCCGGAAGGGCGAAAGACGCTCGGCGACTTTATCGAGGTGAAGAATGTGTATTCGGCAGGGCGGCTGGATTACGACAGTGAAGGGTTGTTGCTGTTGACCGACGATGGCGAAGTCATTCATCGGTTGACCGACCCGGAGTTTGATCACCCAAAGACTTATCTGGCGCAAGTGGAAGGCGTGGCGACGGAAGAAGCCGTGCGACGGTTGCGCGAGGGTGTGATTTTGCGCGGCGAGAGGACCAAGGCGGCTGAGGCCGAGATCGTGACTGACCCGCTTGTGCCGCCGCGCCCGGTGCGCGATTATCACCCTGCAACGTGGATGAAGGTGGTTTTGCGCGAGGGCAAGAAGCGGCAACTGCGGCGGATGACGGCGGCGGTGGGCTTGCCGTGCTTGCGGCTGGTGCGAGTGGCGATTGGGCCGCTGACGTTGGGCGATCTTCAACCGGGGCAGTGGCGGTGGTTGACGGCTGAAGAAGAGCATCTTCTATTGAAGTCGCTCAGGTTAGGACGCAGATAA
- a CDS encoding CoA transferase yields the protein MPISNLRIIDLTEALAGPYCTMMLGDLGADVIKIERPGAGDQSRKWGAKRPDGESAYFCSTNRNKRSLTLDLKQPAAQDVMRRLLVTADVLVCNVPRLDSLKRLGLHPDDVRAAYPKLIYCAISGYGHSGPNAGLGGYDLVAQGEAGLMSITGTPESAPIRYPIPLADMTTGMYSALAILAAVITRQATGQGQFIDMSLLESQAAWTTIVAADYFATGGPPKPIGNDHPSIVPYQVFHTADKPIIIAVGTDKLWAAFCEVLSLGSEVRDDPRFADNPARVANRQSLIPILQSQLSTQSADYWLPRLRTAEIPCGPINAIPDLLNDPHYLARENLVAFGGLTMLANPMKLAGTPPSYRLPPPRLGEHSREILKSLGYSESEIGRLLG from the coding sequence ATGCCAATCTCTAATCTCAGAATAATTGATCTGACCGAAGCCCTCGCCGGCCCCTACTGCACTATGATGCTCGGCGATCTCGGCGCAGACGTGATCAAGATCGAGCGCCCCGGCGCAGGCGACCAATCGCGCAAGTGGGGGGCGAAACGACCGGACGGCGAGAGCGCCTACTTCTGCTCCACTAATCGCAACAAACGCAGTCTTACGCTCGATCTCAAACAGCCCGCCGCGCAAGATGTCATGCGCCGCCTGCTCGTCACTGCCGACGTGTTGGTGTGCAACGTGCCGCGCCTCGACAGCCTCAAGCGCCTCGGCCTGCATCCTGATGACGTGCGCGCCGCCTACCCAAAGCTCATCTATTGCGCCATCTCCGGTTACGGCCACAGCGGGCCGAACGCCGGGCTGGGGGGCTACGACCTCGTCGCCCAGGGTGAGGCGGGCCTGATGTCAATCACCGGCACGCCCGAGTCCGCGCCCATTCGCTATCCCATTCCATTGGCCGACATGACAACCGGCATGTATTCGGCGCTGGCCATTCTGGCGGCGGTGATTACCAGACAGGCGACGGGACAGGGCCAATTCATTGACATGAGCCTGCTCGAAAGCCAGGCGGCGTGGACGACGATTGTGGCCGCCGACTACTTTGCCACCGGCGGCCCGCCCAAACCCATTGGCAACGATCATCCCAGCATCGTGCCTTATCAGGTCTTTCACACCGCCGACAAACCGATCATCATCGCCGTTGGCACCGACAAGCTGTGGGCGGCTTTTTGTGAAGTCCTGAGTTTGGGGTCGGAAGTCCGTGACGACCCGCGCTTTGCCGACAATCCGGCCCGCGTTGCCAATCGTCAATCACTAATCCCCATTCTCCAGTCTCAACTTTCGACTCAGTCTGCCGACTACTGGCTTCCACGCCTGCGCACCGCCGAGATTCCGTGCGGCCCCATCAACGCCATCCCCGATTTGTTGAACGACCCGCACTATCTCGCCCGCGAAAACCTGGTCGCGTTTGGCGGCCTCACCATGCTTGCCAACCCGATGAAGCTTGCAGGCACACCGCCCAGCTATCGCCTGCCGCCGCCGAGGTTGGGCGAACACTCGCGGGAAATTCTGAAGTCGCTGGGCTACTCTGAAAGCGAGATCGGGAGGCTACTGGGTTAA
- a CDS encoding [LysW]-lysine hydrolase, whose protein sequence is MNADFDEIGFLEGLLKIYSPSRDEAEAVNYLVAQMKVLGYEAIADGAGNAIGVMGDGPAEIMLLGHIDTVPGFIEVARDGDVLRGRGAVDAKGPLACFVAAGALAGQVAGRRITVIGAVGEEGDSRGAKHLLQSRLHASRAPTMIIIGEPSGWERVTLGYKGSAWYEFTAKRTLAHTSAQSESACEAAVSFWNRLTAQAAAMNADKPRMFDQLLPTLRGMVSESDGFVETAKLKLGLRLPPGLGVEALTAIVSEVASPDQIELLDGVPAYRAEKNTPLVRSFLAAIRGEGGEPGFTVKSGTSDMNLVAPVWNCPTVAYGPGDSSLDHTPDEHILIPEYRRAVRVLARVLGDDRQTSEVSPVFGASEV, encoded by the coding sequence ATGAACGCGGATTTTGATGAAATAGGTTTTCTGGAAGGTCTTCTGAAAATTTATAGCCCCTCCCGTGACGAGGCTGAGGCAGTGAATTACCTTGTGGCGCAGATGAAGGTGCTGGGCTACGAGGCGATAGCTGACGGGGCAGGCAATGCAATTGGAGTGATGGGCGACGGGCCAGCCGAGATCATGTTGCTCGGCCACATTGACACCGTGCCGGGCTTCATTGAGGTGGCTCGCGACGGCGACGTTCTGCGCGGGCGGGGGGCGGTGGACGCGAAAGGGCCGCTGGCCTGTTTTGTGGCAGCAGGGGCGCTTGCAGGTCAAGTGGCCGGGCGGCGGATTACGGTGATTGGGGCGGTTGGCGAGGAAGGCGACTCGCGGGGAGCGAAACATCTACTGCAATCGCGGCTACACGCTTCGCGCGCTCCTACGATGATCATCATCGGCGAGCCGAGCGGCTGGGAGCGGGTGACGCTGGGCTACAAGGGGAGCGCGTGGTACGAGTTTACGGCGAAGCGGACGCTGGCGCACACTTCGGCGCAAAGCGAGAGCGCCTGCGAAGCGGCGGTGAGTTTTTGGAACCGGCTGACGGCGCAGGCGGCGGCGATGAATGCCGACAAGCCCAGGATGTTCGATCAGCTTTTGCCGACGTTGCGCGGGATGGTGTCAGAGTCGGACGGGTTTGTAGAGACGGCTAAACTGAAACTTGGTTTGCGCCTGCCGCCGGGGTTGGGCGTGGAGGCGTTGACGGCCATTGTTTCAGAGGTGGCGTCACCGGATCAAATTGAATTGCTCGACGGCGTCCCGGCCTATCGAGCAGAAAAGAACACGCCGCTGGTGCGATCATTTCTGGCCGCCATTCGCGGGGAAGGCGGGGAGCCTGGCTTCACCGTCAAATCCGGCACGTCGGATATGAATCTTGTGGCCCCTGTTTGGAATTGCCCGACAGTGGCTTACGGGCCGGGCGACTCGTCGCTTGACCACACGCCGGACGAGCACATTTTGATTCCGGAGTATCGGCGGGCGGTGAGAGTGCTGGCGAGAGTGTTGGGCGATGATCGACAGACTTCCGAAGTCTCGCCGGTGTTTGGCGCTTCGGAAGTCTGA
- a CDS encoding aspartate aminotransferase family protein: MTIQDLESQYTSGLYTKRPIAIVRGSGAHLWDSDENEYIDCVGGQGAGNLGHANPAVTAAIVAQAQTLISCPEMFYNDRRAELIQKLIGIAPKGIQRAYLCSSGTEAVEACLKFARIATGRKEVVATMRGFHGRTIGALSATWEKKYREPFEPLWPGFKHVAYNDLAALEAAVTDQTAGVILEVVQGEGGVRPGTLEFLRGAQKLCRERGAMLIVDEVQTGFGRTGKMFACEHYGLEPDLMALAKSIAGGLPMGAALIGERVGQLPPQVHGSTFGGNPLACAASLAAIEYLQANRLPERVAEMGDWWIGELKRIESPLIREVRGLGLMVGIELKQKVTPFLQALMAKGVLALPAGLTVLRFLPPLVIEEADLVRVVEAVREVLAEPVKAGVVEE; the protein is encoded by the coding sequence ATGACTATTCAAGACCTCGAATCCCAATACACTTCCGGCCTGTACACCAAACGCCCCATCGCCATCGTTCGCGGCAGTGGGGCGCATTTGTGGGACAGCGACGAGAACGAATACATTGACTGCGTGGGCGGGCAGGGGGCAGGCAACCTGGGCCACGCCAACCCGGCAGTGACGGCGGCCATTGTCGCTCAGGCCCAGACGCTCATCAGTTGCCCGGAGATGTTTTACAACGATCGTCGGGCCGAGTTGATCCAGAAATTGATCGGCATTGCGCCGAAGGGCATCCAGCGCGCTTACCTGTGCAGTTCCGGCACGGAGGCCGTGGAAGCGTGCCTCAAGTTCGCGCGGATTGCGACGGGCCGCAAAGAAGTTGTGGCGACGATGCGCGGCTTTCATGGCCGGACGATTGGGGCGCTCTCGGCGACGTGGGAGAAGAAATACCGCGAGCCGTTCGAGCCGTTGTGGCCCGGTTTCAAACACGTGGCCTACAACGACCTGGCCGCCCTCGAGGCCGCCGTCACCGACCAGACGGCGGGCGTGATTCTGGAAGTGGTGCAGGGCGAGGGCGGGGTGCGGCCCGGCACGCTAGAATTTTTGCGCGGCGCGCAAAAGCTGTGCCGCGAGCGCGGGGCGATGTTAATCGTTGACGAAGTGCAGACCGGATTCGGGCGCACGGGCAAGATGTTTGCTTGCGAGCATTACGGCCTGGAGCCGGACTTGATGGCGCTGGCAAAGTCCATCGCCGGCGGCCTGCCGATGGGCGCGGCGTTGATTGGCGAACGGGTGGGGCAACTGCCGCCGCAGGTGCATGGCTCGACGTTCGGCGGCAACCCGCTGGCGTGCGCGGCCTCGCTGGCGGCGATTGAGTATTTGCAGGCGAACCGTTTACCTGAGAGAGTTGCGGAGATGGGAGATTGGTGGATTGGAGAATTGAAGAGAATTGAATCGCCGCTGATTCGTGAAGTGCGCGGGCTGGGGTTGATGGTGGGGATTGAACTCAAGCAAAAGGTGACGCCGTTTTTGCAGGCGTTGATGGCTAAAGGTGTGCTGGCCCTGCCTGCCGGGTTGACCGTCTTGCGGTTCCTGCCGCCGCTGGTGATTGAAGAGGCCGACTTGGTGCGGGTGGTGGAAGCGGTGAGGGAAGTACTGGCAGAGCCGGTCAAAGCGGGCGTTGTTGAAGAATAA
- a CDS encoding argininosuccinate synthase has translation MSKKDVKKIVLAYSGGLDTSTIVPWLKENYPSSEVVCFCADIGQNEDLLGVPAKAIASGAIKCVVKDLKEEFAKDYLFKLLKSGAVYEHKYLLGTSIARPLIATHQVKVAEEEGADAVSHGCTGKGNDQVRFELTFTALNPRLKVIVPWREWDIRSREDAIAYCKKHNVPVTATTKSIYSRDDNLWHLSHEGGLLENPANEPEEAMFQRSVSPENAPDTPEYVEVTFEKGEPVAVNGESLSAYKLIAKLNEVGGRHGVGRVDLVENRLVGIKSHGVYETPGGSLLVAAHRELEAICLDKETLHYKQQVGLKYADLVYNGQWYTPIREAIDAFIEVTQRHVSGTVKLKLYKGNIITAGRWSENSLYREDFATFGKEDVYDQSDAEGFITLFGLQMKVNAMLDIAAKGQTRYREPDYSKFKRD, from the coding sequence ATGTCAAAGAAGGATGTCAAGAAAATAGTGTTGGCGTATTCGGGCGGGCTGGATACGTCCACCATTGTGCCGTGGCTGAAGGAGAATTACCCCAGTTCGGAAGTGGTGTGCTTCTGCGCTGACATCGGCCAGAATGAAGACCTATTGGGCGTGCCGGCCAAAGCCATCGCCTCGGGCGCAATCAAGTGTGTGGTGAAGGATTTGAAAGAGGAATTTGCCAAAGACTATCTCTTCAAATTGCTCAAGTCCGGCGCAGTGTACGAGCATAAATATCTGCTTGGCACTTCGATTGCCCGGCCTCTGATCGCCACCCATCAGGTGAAGGTGGCTGAGGAGGAAGGGGCGGACGCCGTCTCACACGGTTGCACCGGCAAAGGCAACGATCAGGTGCGGTTTGAACTGACATTCACTGCCCTCAATCCCCGTCTCAAAGTCATCGTCCCCTGGCGCGAGTGGGACATCCGCTCACGGGAGGACGCGATTGCCTACTGCAAGAAACACAACGTGCCGGTGACGGCGACGACCAAATCCATTTACAGTCGCGACGATAATTTGTGGCATCTCTCGCACGAGGGCGGTTTGTTGGAGAACCCGGCCAATGAGCCGGAAGAGGCCATGTTCCAGCGGTCGGTTTCCCCTGAGAATGCGCCCGACACGCCCGAATATGTTGAGGTCACGTTCGAGAAGGGCGAGCCGGTGGCGGTGAATGGCGAGTCGTTGTCAGCTTACAAACTGATCGCCAAGTTAAACGAAGTCGGCGGCAGGCACGGCGTGGGCCGGGTCGATCTGGTGGAGAACCGCCTGGTCGGGATCAAGTCGCACGGCGTGTACGAAACGCCGGGCGGCTCTCTGCTGGTAGCCGCGCATCGCGAGTTGGAGGCGATCTGCCTCGACAAAGAAACCTTGCATTACAAGCAACAGGTCGGCCTCAAGTACGCCGATCTGGTTTATAACGGCCAGTGGTACACACCCATTCGTGAAGCAATTGATGCTTTCATCGAAGTGACCCAGCGGCACGTGAGCGGCACGGTGAAGCTCAAGCTGTACAAGGGCAACATCATCACCGCCGGGCGCTGGAGCGAGAACTCGCTCTACCGTGAGGACTTCGCCACCTTCGGCAAGGAGGACGTGTATGATCAGTCGGACGCCGAAGGCTTTATCACCCTCTTCGGCTTGCAGATGAAGGTGAACGCGATGCTGGACATTGCGGCCAAAGGGCAGACGCGCTATCGCGAGCCGGACTACTCGAAGTTCAAACGGGATTAG
- a CDS encoding class I SAM-dependent methyltransferase has protein sequence MFSKSAAFYDAIYAAVGKDYGREVEILHALIQEHKRSAGNSLLDVACGTGSHILHLRQHYDVSGLDLDPSILKVARQRCPDVNFYQADMADFQLDHQFDVVTCLFSSIGYVKTVEGLGRAIATMKRHLQPDGLLVVEPWFAPDDMRSGYVHGVFVDQPDLKIARMSVTVIADKVSSFDFHYLVATPNGVEHFVEHHALGLFTHDEYLSAFHACGLEAIHDVKGLDERGLYLSLNV, from the coding sequence ATGTTCTCAAAGTCAGCGGCTTTCTATGATGCAATTTACGCCGCCGTCGGCAAGGACTACGGGCGTGAAGTTGAAATTTTGCACGCGCTTATTCAAGAGCATAAACGTTCCGCCGGCAACAGCTTGTTGGACGTTGCTTGCGGTACGGGAAGCCACATTCTTCATCTAAGGCAACACTACGACGTCTCCGGCCTCGACCTCGACCCAAGCATCTTGAAGGTTGCCCGCCAGCGTTGTCCAGATGTGAACTTCTATCAGGCCGACATGGCCGATTTTCAGCTTGACCACCAGTTCGATGTAGTCACCTGCTTATTCAGTTCAATCGGCTATGTCAAAACAGTGGAGGGACTTGGGAGGGCCATTGCGACCATGAAGCGGCATTTGCAACCTGACGGCCTGTTAGTTGTCGAGCCGTGGTTCGCGCCTGACGACATGCGCTCCGGCTACGTCCACGGCGTGTTTGTCGATCAACCTGACCTCAAGATCGCCCGTATGAGTGTTACCGTAATCGCCGACAAGGTTTCTTCGTTCGACTTTCATTATCTTGTTGCTACGCCGAACGGCGTGGAGCATTTTGTCGAGCATCACGCGCTTGGCCTGTTCACACACGACGAATATTTGTCTGCCTTCCACGCCTGCGGACTAGAGGCGATCCACGACGTTAAAGGTCTAGACGAACGTGGCCTGTATCTCAGCCTCAACGTCTGA